The genomic DNA CTTTCTAATAGCGGAACAGCAATTATGGGGTCTGCAAAAGAAGAAGGTAAAGACAGAGCAAAAACAGCGATTGTAAAAGCGTTGGATTCTCCGTTATTGAATGACAATAAAATTACTGGAGCCAAAAATGTATTGCTATTAATTGTTTCTGGTACTAATGAAGTTACTTTAGATGAAATAGGAGAGATTAACGACTATATTCAAGATGAAGCTGGTTACGACGCTAATATTATTATGGGGGTTGGTGAAGATGAAGAGTTAGGAGATTCTATTGCTGTAACGATTGTTGCTACAGGTTTTGCAAAAGATCAACAAAGTACAATTACAAATACAGAAGTTAAAAAAATTGTTCACACATTAGAAGATGAACAAAAAGCAACTTATAATTTTGAAGAAAAGACAGTTTCTAAATCTCCAACTTTCGATCAGCCAATTTCTAATGTTGTTCAACAAAAAACAGTACACACGCTAGAGGAAGATGTAGTTGTTGAGGTGGTAAAGCCTTCTCCTAGAATGGGAATGGATTTGATTCCTACTTCTCAAATTATTGCAAGTATGCCTGTTTCTTATGATGAAATTTCTTTAGATGTTGTTTCTGATGAAGATTTTATTATTACGGATGCTGCACCAGTAGTTAAAGAAATTATAGAAGAGCCAAAACAAATGCAAGCAGATTTATTGTTTGACCTTCCTTTGAATTCTCATACAGAAGTAAAAGCAGAAGAAGATATTAAAAAAATCAATTTAAATGTGGAAAGAGCTGTAAATGTAAATGATATTGATGTTTTTGAAGCAAAAGAAGTAGTTCTTGAAAATAAAACAAATGAAAAACGCTATGTTTTAGAAGATTTTGATGCAAAACCAACTATTGGTAAAAGTTCTCACATCGTCGCAAAAGAAGCAATTGTTGAAGATGAAATTCAATTTGAATTAAAAACGGCGACACCACAGATAAAAAGTGCTATAGTAACTTCTAATGAAGAGGTTTCTCCTTTAGATTTAACAATTTCAGAATTGCAACAAAGAGCAGAAGAGAGACGTCAAAAAATGAAAGGTTTTAATTACAAGTTCAATGACCAATTGAATAAAAATGTAGATGAAATCTCACGTCAACCAGCTTATAAAAGACAGGGTTTAGACTTAAATGTAAATGCGCCAATAAGTAGATCTCAAACAGCTATTAGAACAGATGATGATAATATAGATTTTAAATCTAATAACTCTTTTTTACATGATAATGTAGATTAATTTTACTAAAATTTTTTCTATAAAAAATCAAAAACGCATCAAAAATTAATTTGATGCGTTTTTTTTCTTTAATTTAAATCTAGACTTAATTATTAGTCATACCAAATTTATCAATTTTTACATTATTTGTAGTGAAATTTATTTCCAAGCGCAACCTATAAAACATTTTAACTCTAATCGGTTCTTCTTTTTTGTAAAAGTAATTTCGAAATTGGTAACAGTAATTTTTTACTTTTTATTTACTATTGAAGGTGGCGGAGGAGCATTGCCATTGCTGGTTCTTTTCTTCCAATCTGAATATGCTTTTTTAGCTTTTAAAATTTCTTCATTTGAAGCATTTGGAGCAGGAGGTGGTGGTGGGATTAATAATTTATCTTCCTCTGTTAATTCATTTTTTAATTTATAAAAGACTTTATTATTCTTTTTTAATTTTAAATATGGGGCATGTGGAAGAATTGGTCTTGTTACTTTCTTTTTATCTTCTTTTGAAAGTTTAAAATATAAAGTTCCTAATTTAGAAAATTTACCTTTTAATTCTTCTTGTCTTTCTCTAGAACTTCTTACAAAGTGAGGTTTTTCTTGTCTATCTTCTTCATAATAATTATTTTTCCTGTTATAAACATTTAAAGGTGAGTTTACTCTTTCGTATAACTTCTTAACATCTTCTAGCTGTAACTGAATTGGACTAATACTTTGTTTAGATGATTTACTACTATGGATAGTAGCATCTATATAATTTTTATTAACTCTTTTACTTGGAATATTGTCATTAAATTTACAAAATATTTTTCCATCAAAATATATTTTTGTAACATGATTTCCTGGAATTATATTACTTGAACTCGCCTTTCTATTGGAAATAGAAGCCCCTTTTTCGTTGGTTTGTTTACCTTCTTTATTATAGTATTTTGTTTTATTGCCAACAGTTACAAAATAATGGTTTATTCCATTTATATCTTTAAAACCAGTATTAACTTTTTCTCCACTGTGTTTAGAATAATTTTCTTCTACTGTTTCAATCTTAGGATTTTCAATAATTTTAATTTTTTCTCCGTTAGGTAATTTTTGCCATTCAGCTTCACCCAATTTTTTGTGAATTTCCTTATAAATTTCAAAGTCTTTAACTCTTTTTGTATTCTGAGCTTTAAAATATTCTTTGGTTTCTAAACTTGCTTGGTTTTTTTGAGGGAAACGTTTGCTTCTTGCGTTTTTGTGTACAAAACTGTTAGAATATCTGGCAAAATCTGAATTCTTATATTTATTTAAAACTTCATTTTTAACAACTTTTCCATCAATCCAAACCGCATATTTAGTGTTGTCTTTTAAATCTTCGAATTGCTTTTTTGTAGGGATTTTTTTTTCAAGTTTTAAAGGTGGAGGCGGAATTAATCGCCCCTTTTCTTCAGTATTTAATTCCTGATATTTTTTAATAATATATTTACCATCTTTACCTTTTCTTTGAGTGGTTAAATTTTTATAATAATATTCTTTATATAGATTTTCTTCAGATTTATCTTTAAAAGGAACATCTTCAACAATTGTCTCAATAATTTCTTCTTTTTCCTGTGCTTCAACTCTTTCTGCAAAGAGGAAGACAAACCCTGTTAAAAGCGGAATTACCGCCAGTTTTTTTAACAAGATGATGCTGCGTGAACTTTGTGTTGTCATCATTTTTAATCGTTTTTTAGTAAGTGAATAATTCAAATTACTGGCCAAGTAATATTCGTTGTTCCAAGCAGCTTTATTCAATAATAAATACTGGTATTGGAACGTGTTTTTATGTTGATTGATTACGTTTTCGTCTGCTAAAAATTCATGATTTAATTGAACAGCTTTCTTTAAGAATATATAAAGCGGATTGATCCAAAAAACAGCTTGTAATAATTCAATAATTAAAACATCAAAGGTGTGTTTTTGGGTTACGTGCGTTAATTCATGTGTAAAAAGCTCTTCTTCAATTTCTCCGTTTTCATAAGCAGCTTTATTTATAAAGATGTAGCTCCAGAACGTATGTGGTAGAATTTTGTCTGTTACCAAAATTAAGGTCGCATGGTCTTGTTTTATTTTTTCGTTTATATTGATTTTCTTAATTATTTTAAATAAATTATAACTAAATCGAAGTAAGAATAGTGCAGAAATCAAACAATAGATGCCTATTAGAATTTGATAATAATCGATGGTGCTTTCTTTAGTAATTAACACTGAATTATTAATGTAATTTGGAACTATAGTTACATCTCTTGTAGCTATTATTTCTTGCTTTATATAGGTTGTAAATGTTGTTAGCGGAGCTAAAAAAGAAAACAAAACACTTCCTAATAAGTAGAAACGGTTAAAGTTGTGCATCTTCTCTTTTTCTAAAACAAGGTGATAGAAAAATAATAATAATGCGAGGCAACTTGCAGATTTTAGAATGTAAATAATCATTTCTGTTGCTTTTTAATTTGATTGTCAATTATCTTCTTTAAGTCTTCTAATTCTTCTGTAGAAAGGTTTGTTTCTTTGGTAAAGAAAGACGCAAACTGACTCGCAGAATCGTTGAAAAAGTTTTTAATCAACCCGTTTACATGATTAGAAAAATAATCTGTCTTTTTAATCAACGGATAATATTCTCTCGATTTTCCAAATAATTTATAGTTGATAAAACCTTTGTCGTTTATTCGTTTTAATAAAGTAGCTACGGTTGTTGTTGCAGGTTTTGGTTCTGGGAAATCTTCTAATAAATCCTTTAAAAATGCCTTTTTACGTTTCCATAAATATTGCATTAATTGTTCTTCAGTTTTAGATAATTGCATAATTAAGCTATTTATTACTCTACAAACATAGAAGAAAAAAATGTATTCTACAAATGTAGAGTACATGTTTAATTTATGATTTTGTTATATTTGCTGCTATTAAAGAGAAAAACCAACGAAAATAAATGAAAAATAAAATAGTATTATTAGCAATTGTTGTTCTTTTATCTGCTTGCGCAACTAAAAAATTCAAAAAAAAATGGTTAGAAAAGGAAGCACCAATTAGTTTTAAAGCAAGATTTGAAACGACTCAGGGTAATTTTGATATTGAAGCAAAAAGAGAATGGTCTCCAAAAGGGGTTGATAGATTGTATCAATTAATTAAATATGAGTATTATAATGATGTAGCTATTTATAGAGTAGTGCCAAATTTTGTTGCGCAATTTGGAATACACAACGATTCCTTAATAAACAAAAGTTGGTCTAACAAAGGTATCGAAGATGAGCCAGTTGTAATGAAAAACGATTCGATGACCATTTCATTTGCAAGAGGTGGCGTAAAAACAAGAACGAATCAGATTTTTATCAATTTAAAGGATAATGATCGTTTAAATACCTTAGCGTATTCTGGTGTTACAGGTTTTCCTGTGGTAGCAAAAGTGATTTCTGGTCAAGAAAATGTGCTGAAATTCTATGATGGATATGGCGATAAATTAGGAAGGCAACAAGGGGAAATTAACAAACGTGGAAATACTTTTTTAAGAAAAGAATATCCGAAAGTAGATTACATTATAAAAGCATATTTTATTAAATAAAAAAAAGCCGCTAGAAGCGGCCTTTTTTTGTCTTAGTTTTTTGTGAAAATATAAAAATTCGGATCTACTTTAAAAGTGGTGTCTTTAATTTCGAAACTTATTTTTTGATTTTCTGAAGTTGGATAAATCCATTCCTCTTTATCATTAATAAAAACCTTTAAAGGCATTTTAAAATCCTCAACAATATTTGTCCATTTATAGGTTAATACATTGTTTTCAATAGTATACGTTAACGTGGGGATTTTAATAGTTCTTAAATATTGATTAAAAAATGGATTCAAATCAAAACCAGTTTCTCTACTTAAAAAATCTTCAATTTGCTTGGTTTCCACTGTCTGATGATAAAATTCTTTGTTCATTTTCCGAAGAATTATACGCCATTTTTCATCATTATCTATCCATTGTCTTAAGGTATGTAACATGTTACCACCTTTGTTATACATGTCACCAGATCCTTCTTTATTTACATTGTATTTTCCAATGATGGTTCCTTCATTAGCAATTGCATCTCTAAGTCCAATTACATATTCAGATGATGCTTTTTTACCATAATAATAGTCTAAAAATAAACTTTCAGAATAGTTTGTAAAACTTTCATGAATCCACATATCTGCAATGTCTTTATTGGTAATATTATTAGCAAACCATTCGTGCCCCGCTTCGTGAATAATAATAAAATCGAATTTTAAACCCCAACCGGTTCCAGATAAATCTCTACCTAAATAGCCTTGTTTATATTCATTCCCATAAGTAACAGAGCTTTGGTGTTCCATTCCTAAGTAAGGCACTTCTACCAATTTAAATCCATCTTCATAAAAAGGATATGGTCCAAACCAATGTTCAAAAGCCTTCATCATTCTTGGAGCATCTTTAAAATGTTTTTTTGCTTTTTCTAGATTGTGTTTTAGCACGTAATAATCCATGTCTAAATCTCCTTTTTCTCCATTATAAACTTCAGAAAAATGAGCATAATCACCAATATTTACATTAATTCCATAATTATTTATTGGGTTGTCTACAAACCAGTTGTAGGTTTTCGTGTCTCCGTGATCTTCTACACTTTCTAATCGACCATTAGAAACGTCCATTAAATGACTAGGAACCGTTACGCTAATACGCATACTTTCAACTTCATCATACATGTGATCTTTACAAGGCCACCAAACGCTTGCACCTAAACCTTGGCAAGAAGTAGCTACAAAATGATTGCCATTTTTGTCTTTCTTCCATGAAAAACCGCCATCCCAAGGTGCTCTAACCGCTTCTTTAGGATTTCCTTCATAATAAACAACAACACTTTCTGTATTGCCTATTATTTGGTCTTTGGTAAGTTTAATAAAATGCGCATTTCCTTCATGAATGACTTCTAACTCTTTATCGTCTTGCGTAACCTTCGTGATTTTTAAAGGAGTTTGTAAATCAACTTGCATTGTTTTATAAACACTTAAAACTTTATATTTAATAGTGTTTTTACCAGATATAAATTTTTTATCAGGATTTACTTCCACCTCTAAATGATAATACGTTAAATCCCACCAAATTCTTTCTGGTGTAATAGATCCTCTAAGGGTATCTTGTCTAGAAAATTCACTTTTTTCTTGCAATAAACCTTGTGGTTTGTCTTTACAAGAAGAAAAAATAATTAAAAAGACGAATACATAAAATGAATTTTTCATAAATAATTTTTTATTTTAATTTAAAACTTTCTGCTGGTTTTGCACCTAATAAATGCGTTACAAAATAATCCCAACGTTTACGGGTCATATATTTTGTCATATCTCCATAGCCATGTCTTTTATTCGGATATAAAATCATGTCAAAATCTTTGTTCGCTTTAATTAAAGCTTCAACAACTAACATAGTGTTAGATGGGGGTACATTATTATCCATAGAACCATGCGTAATTAATAGCTTTCCTTTTAAGTTTTTTGCCATTAATTGATTTGCTTGGTTGTCATAATTTGTAGTTCCTTCTATCTTTCCATCAACCAAAAGCCCTTGCCATTTTTCTCCCCAATCTGCTTCGTAATTTCTATTATCGTGGTTTCCAGCACCAGAAACAGCAACATCATAAAATTCAGGATATGCAAAAACAGCTCTTGTAGAAGCGAATCCGCCACCAGAATGTCCCCAAATACCAACTCTTTCAATGTCCATTCCTTTATATTTTTGCGCTAGTTGTTTAATTGCAGTAATATTATCTGGCAAACCATTATCACCCATGTTTCCATAATATGCGTCATGAAAAGATTTAGAGCGCATTGGTGTTCCCATACCATCAACAGCAATTACCACAAAACCTAGTTCTGCAACTGCTTGGTAATCACTCCAAACCGGTCTAAAACCATAATTACCAACACTTCCAGATTGTGGGCCAGGATAAATATAATTTAAAACAGGATACTTTTTAGATTCATCATAATGAGAAGGCAAACACATAATACCATAAATGTCTGTTTTTTCATCTCTTGCTTTTACCTTGAACTCAACAGGTTCTTGCCAGTTACTTTCTTTTAATGCTGAAATATCTGCAGCTTCTAGATCCATTATTTTTTCTCCATTACCATTTCTTAAAACTGCAATTGGTGCATTTGTAGTTGTAGAATATGTATCTACTAACATCGAATAGTCTGCTGAGAAAGCAACAGTATGTGTTCCTTTAGAAGGTGTTAAGTTGATGAAGTTAGTACCATCGAAATTTACTTTATAGTAATAATTATGATAAGGATTTCCTTCTTCTTTTCCTCCTGCAGAAAAATAAATTTGTCTGTTTTTTTCGTCAATATTTTTGATTTGTTTCACTAAGAAATCACCAGAAGTAATCTGATTTTTTAACTTTTTAGTTTCTAAATCATACAAATAAATGTGACCCCAATTTGATTTTTCTGAATACCAGATAAATTCATTAGAATCGAATAATACTTTCCAGTTTTCTACATTCACACCAGACTCATAATAGGTTGCTACTTCTTCTTTATGAATAGATTCGACGTTACCAGTTGCTGCATCTGCAATTTGTAAATGTGCAATTTTATGATCTCTAGAACCAGAAACAAAAGCAAATTTTGTTCCATCTTTGTTCCATTGTGCATCTAATAACTCATTGTTCCAATCTGCAATATGATCTGTTGTAGAACCTCTTTGAAAATCTTTGTCCATTTTTAAACGGACCGTTTTTGGCTTGTTCTCTAAATGAATAATTACACGTTCAATGGTAAAAATTTTATCATCTCCTGGTAACGGATGTTTCCAAGCTTCTAATCTTGGGTGCCCAACATTTGTAGATGTTAAATACATCATACCAACACCTCTAGCGTCTTGTTGAAATGTTGCGATTTTATCCGAATTTGGAGACCATTTTAAAACGGCTCCATCACTTTTAGTCCAACCTGCATTATTAGTTGCATAGCCATAATCTTCGATCCCATCGAAAGTAAGTTGCGTTTTCTTGTCGGTTTCTAAATTACGAACCCAAAGGTTAAAGTTATTTATGTAAATCGCTAACTTTCCGTTAGGAGAAATGTGCTCATTTCTGCTTATATTTTTACTTTCTGATGAATTTTTAGAGAGTGAATTATCTGCCAGATTATAAGAATATTTTTGTTTAGAAGCAGTAAAATGCAACATTTTTAAATCTTCAGAAAAAGAAACGCTATAAATTGGTAAATCAGTTGCTTTTATTTCTTTGTCCATTTCTTTAGACAAAGCTTCCGCTAATTTTTCATGGTTAAAAGCAGCTTCTTTTGTTTTAGAATTTGCATCCACCAAAATAAATGATTTTCCGTCTTTATTTGTAGTTGAATACAGAAGTTTATTTCCGTTTACAAATGAACTTCCAGAAACTTGGTTGTAGACTAAGCTATATAAACCTCTGTCCATGTGTTTTGCTGCAGCTTCATATTCTGCAACTGTAAATTGTTTTTGTTCTTTAGAATTAGAACAACTTAATAGTAGTATCGAAAAGATACTAAAAATTAAAGCTTTAGTTAAAGTTGATTTTCTCATACGTCTACTTATTTTATTTTGATAATTCTGTGAAATATTTATAAAAATACGGAATGGTTTCAATCCCTTTTAAATAATTCCAAACTCCGAAATGTTCATCTGGCGAGTGAATTGCATCTGAATCTAAACCAAACCCCATTAAAATAGTCTTGCTTTTTAATTCTTTTTCAAACAAAGAAACAATAGGAATACTACCGCCGCTTCTCTGTGGAATTGGCGTTTTACCAAAACTAGTTTCGTATGCTTTGCTTGCTGCTTGGTACGCAATATTATCCGTTGGCGTTACATAACCTTGTCCGCCATGATGTGGTTTTACAAGTACTGTAACAGATTTTGGTGCAATACTTTCGAAATGAGTTTTAAATAACTGTGTAATTTCTCTCCAATCTTGATTAGGAACCAAACGCATAGAAATTTTAGCAAACGCTTTACTAGCAATTACTGTTTTTGCGCCTTCACCAATATAGCCACCCCAAATTCCGTTTACGTCTAAAGTAGGTCTAATTGCATTTCTTTCATTTGTAGAATATCCTTTTTCGCCGTGAACTTCGTCAATATCTAAGGCTTTTTTATAATTTTCTAAAGAAAAAGGTGCTTTTGCCATTTCTGCTCTTTCTTCTTTGGATAATTCTTCGACATTGTCATAAAAACCAGGAATGGTTATATGATTGTTCTCATCATGTAAAGAAGCAATCATTTTTGTCAAAATATTGATAGGATTTGCAACCGCGCCTCCATACAAACCAGAATGTAAATCTCTATTTGGTCCTGTAACTTCCACTTCAACATAACTTAAACCACGTAAACCAGTAGTTATTGATGGAATATCGTTTGCAATCATTCCTGTATCAGAAATTAAAATTACATCATTTGCTAACTTTTCTTTATTTCTAGGTACAAACCAAGCTAAACTTTCAGAACCAACTTCTTCTTCACCTTCAATCATAAATTTTACATTACAAGGCAAATTACCTGTTGAAGTCATATATTCCATTGCTTTTATATGCATGTACATTTGCCCTTTATCATCACAAGCACCTCTTGCAAAAATTGCTCCTTCTGGGTGAATTTCCGTTTTTTTAATGACCGGTTCGAATGGAGGAGACGTCCATAATTCAATAGGATCTGCTGGTTGAACGTCATAATGACCATAAACGAGCACTGTTGGTAAATTTTTATCAATAATTTTTTCTCCATAAATTATTGGATATCCTGGAGTTTCGCAAATTTCTACGTGGTCACAACCTGCTTTTTTAAGACTTTCTAGCACAAAATCGGCTGTGTTTAAAACGTCTTTTTTGTAGGCTTTATCGGCACTTACAGATGGTATTTCTAATAAACTGATTAGCTCGTCTAAAAAGCGATTTTTGTTTTCTTGAATATACGATTGAATTGTACTCATTTGAATTGTTTTTTATTTCTTCATCAAAAATAGAAAAATTATAATGAACAAGTTTGTAGTTTGGAAGTATTGTTTATATTTGCATCCCGAATCTTCGGATAAGTTGCAGGCGTGGTGGAATTGGTAGACACGCTAGACTTAGGATCTAGTGCCGCGAGGTGTGAGAGTTCGAGTCTCTCCGCCTGTACAAATGATAAGACCGAAGTGAAAGCTTCGGTCTTTTTTTTATTCTAAAAAACCTATTTAACGCTATGAAATTACATCCTTTAAAATTTACACCTCTTTTTAAATACAGACTTTGGGGAGGAAATAAGTTAAAATCAGTATTAAATAAAGAGTATTCTGAAACGAACATTGGTGAATCTTGGGAGGTTTCTGATGTAGAAAATGATGAAACTGTTGTTGCTAGCGGTTTTTTTGAAGGAAAAACGCTTAGAGATTTAACAGAAGAGTACAAAGGAGCATTTTTAGGAGAAGCTGTTTATAAACAATTTGGGAATGAGTTTCCATTATTAATTAAGTTTATAGATGCTAAAACACCGTTGTCTATACAAGTGCATCCTGGTAACGAAATAGCAAAAGAACGCCACAACTCTTTCGGGAAGAATGAAATGTGGTATGTAATGGAAGCTGATAAAGATGCGGAGTTGATTGTTGGTTTTGATAAAGAAATTGATAAGACAGCGTATGATACATATGTTGCAGATGGTTCAATTTTAGAAGTAATGCATCATGAAAACGTGGCAGAAGGAGATACTTTTTACATTCCTACAGGAAGAGTACATGCGATTGGTTCTGGTGTCTTGTTGGCAGAGATTCAACAAACTTCAGATATTACCTATCGTATTTACGATTATAATAGAGTAGATGCAAAAACAGGTGAATTAAGAGATTTGCACAATGATTTGGCAAAAGATGTGATCGATTTTGAATGTCATGATACTTATAAAACGACGTATGAAACTAAAACCAATGTGTCTAATGAATTGGTACACTCGCCTTATTTTACTTCTAATTTTTTAATTGTTGAAGGAACGATTCAAAAAGATTATACGAATTTAGATTCTTTTGTGATTTATATTTGTGTTGACGGAGATTTAGAGTTATCTCACAACAAAAAAAGCTTCTCGCTTAAAAAAGGAGAAACTATTTTGTTACCAGCTTCAATAGATACTATTGAGTTGAAATCTTTGTCAGAAAAAAGTAAACTATTAGAAGTATATTTATAATCTTTATTTTTTTAACGAAATAATTTCGAAATCTTCGGCTCTTTCAGCAAAATCAAACATTTCTTTGGTTTCAACTGGAGGTGTTCTTAGTTTTCTTTTTGTTAAATCTATCCAAGCACCATAGACTTTTATGATTGCAGACAATTTTCCGGCTTCATTAAAAACTTCGTGAACAATTTTCCAACGCTCGTTGTTTTCAGATAATCCTTGTAATTTTAAGTTTACGGTGATGTTTTCTCCTAAATGAATTTCTTTTCTAAAAGAAGTTTCTTCTGTAA from Polaribacter sp. ALD11 includes the following:
- the ftsZ gene encoding cell division protein FtsZ, with amino-acid sequence MSTEFDNISFDMPKTQSNTIKVIGVGGGGSNAVNHMYTQQIRGVDFVICNTDAQALENSPVPNKIQLGVSLTSGLGAGANPEVGAQAAKESMQEIQQMLNTQTKMVFITAGMGGGTGTGAAPIIAKIAKDMDVLTVGIVTMPFAFEGRRRASQAQLGIDQLRQNVDSLIVINNNKLREVYGNLGFKAGFSKADEVLSTASRGIAEVITHHYKQNIDLHDAKTVLSNSGTAIMGSAKEEGKDRAKTAIVKALDSPLLNDNKITGAKNVLLLIVSGTNEVTLDEIGEINDYIQDEAGYDANIIMGVGEDEELGDSIAVTIVATGFAKDQQSTITNTEVKKIVHTLEDEQKATYNFEEKTVSKSPTFDQPISNVVQQKTVHTLEEDVVVEVVKPSPRMGMDLIPTSQIIASMPVSYDEISLDVVSDEDFIITDAAPVVKEIIEEPKQMQADLLFDLPLNSHTEVKAEEDIKKINLNVERAVNVNDIDVFEAKEVVLENKTNEKRYVLEDFDAKPTIGKSSHIVAKEAIVEDEIQFELKTATPQIKSAIVTSNEEVSPLDLTISELQQRAEERRQKMKGFNYKFNDQLNKNVDEISRQPAYKRQGLDLNVNAPISRSQTAIRTDDDNIDFKSNNSFLHDNVD
- a CDS encoding M56 family metallopeptidase, whose product is MIIYILKSASCLALLLFFYHLVLEKEKMHNFNRFYLLGSVLFSFLAPLTTFTTYIKQEIIATRDVTIVPNYINNSVLITKESTIDYYQILIGIYCLISALFLLRFSYNLFKIIKKININEKIKQDHATLILVTDKILPHTFWSYIFINKAAYENGEIEEELFTHELTHVTQKHTFDVLIIELLQAVFWINPLYIFLKKAVQLNHEFLADENVINQHKNTFQYQYLLLNKAAWNNEYYLASNLNYSLTKKRLKMMTTQSSRSIILLKKLAVIPLLTGFVFLFAERVEAQEKEEIIETIVEDVPFKDKSEENLYKEYYYKNLTTQRKGKDGKYIIKKYQELNTEEKGRLIPPPPLKLEKKIPTKKQFEDLKDNTKYAVWIDGKVVKNEVLNKYKNSDFARYSNSFVHKNARSKRFPQKNQASLETKEYFKAQNTKRVKDFEIYKEIHKKLGEAEWQKLPNGEKIKIIENPKIETVEENYSKHSGEKVNTGFKDINGINHYFVTVGNKTKYYNKEGKQTNEKGASISNRKASSSNIIPGNHVTKIYFDGKIFCKFNDNIPSKRVNKNYIDATIHSSKSSKQSISPIQLQLEDVKKLYERVNSPLNVYNRKNNYYEEDRQEKPHFVRSSRERQEELKGKFSKLGTLYFKLSKEDKKKVTRPILPHAPYLKLKKNNKVFYKLKNELTEEDKLLIPPPPPAPNASNEEILKAKKAYSDWKKRTSNGNAPPPPSIVNKK
- a CDS encoding BlaI/MecI/CopY family transcriptional regulator — protein: MQLSKTEEQLMQYLWKRKKAFLKDLLEDFPEPKPATTTVATLLKRINDKGFINYKLFGKSREYYPLIKKTDYFSNHVNGLIKNFFNDSASQFASFFTKETNLSTEELEDLKKIIDNQIKKQQK
- a CDS encoding peptidylprolyl isomerase → MKNKIVLLAIVVLLSACATKKFKKKWLEKEAPISFKARFETTQGNFDIEAKREWSPKGVDRLYQLIKYEYYNDVAIYRVVPNFVAQFGIHNDSLINKSWSNKGIEDEPVVMKNDSMTISFARGGVKTRTNQIFINLKDNDRLNTLAYSGVTGFPVVAKVISGQENVLKFYDGYGDKLGRQQGEINKRGNTFLRKEYPKVDYIIKAYFIK
- a CDS encoding M1 family metallopeptidase; this translates as MKNSFYVFVFLIIFSSCKDKPQGLLQEKSEFSRQDTLRGSITPERIWWDLTYYHLEVEVNPDKKFISGKNTIKYKVLSVYKTMQVDLQTPLKITKVTQDDKELEVIHEGNAHFIKLTKDQIIGNTESVVVYYEGNPKEAVRAPWDGGFSWKKDKNGNHFVATSCQGLGASVWWPCKDHMYDEVESMRISVTVPSHLMDVSNGRLESVEDHGDTKTYNWFVDNPINNYGINVNIGDYAHFSEVYNGEKGDLDMDYYVLKHNLEKAKKHFKDAPRMMKAFEHWFGPYPFYEDGFKLVEVPYLGMEHQSSVTYGNEYKQGYLGRDLSGTGWGLKFDFIIIHEAGHEWFANNITNKDIADMWIHESFTNYSESLFLDYYYGKKASSEYVIGLRDAIANEGTIIGKYNVNKEGSGDMYNKGGNMLHTLRQWIDNDEKWRIILRKMNKEFYHQTVETKQIEDFLSRETGFDLNPFFNQYLRTIKIPTLTYTIENNVLTYKWTNIVEDFKMPLKVFINDKEEWIYPTSENQKISFEIKDTTFKVDPNFYIFTKN
- a CDS encoding DPP IV N-terminal domain-containing protein, translating into MRKSTLTKALIFSIFSILLLSCSNSKEQKQFTVAEYEAAAKHMDRGLYSLVYNQVSGSSFVNGNKLLYSTTNKDGKSFILVDANSKTKEAAFNHEKLAEALSKEMDKEIKATDLPIYSVSFSEDLKMLHFTASKQKYSYNLADNSLSKNSSESKNISRNEHISPNGKLAIYINNFNLWVRNLETDKKTQLTFDGIEDYGYATNNAGWTKSDGAVLKWSPNSDKIATFQQDARGVGMMYLTSTNVGHPRLEAWKHPLPGDDKIFTIERVIIHLENKPKTVRLKMDKDFQRGSTTDHIADWNNELLDAQWNKDGTKFAFVSGSRDHKIAHLQIADAATGNVESIHKEEVATYYESGVNVENWKVLFDSNEFIWYSEKSNWGHIYLYDLETKKLKNQITSGDFLVKQIKNIDEKNRQIYFSAGGKEEGNPYHNYYYKVNFDGTNFINLTPSKGTHTVAFSADYSMLVDTYSTTTNAPIAVLRNGNGEKIMDLEAADISALKESNWQEPVEFKVKARDEKTDIYGIMCLPSHYDESKKYPVLNYIYPGPQSGSVGNYGFRPVWSDYQAVAELGFVVIAVDGMGTPMRSKSFHDAYYGNMGDNGLPDNITAIKQLAQKYKGMDIERVGIWGHSGGGFASTRAVFAYPEFYDVAVSGAGNHDNRNYEADWGEKWQGLLVDGKIEGTTNYDNQANQLMAKNLKGKLLITHGSMDNNVPPSNTMLVVEALIKANKDFDMILYPNKRHGYGDMTKYMTRKRWDYFVTHLLGAKPAESFKLK
- a CDS encoding dipeptidase: MSTIQSYIQENKNRFLDELISLLEIPSVSADKAYKKDVLNTADFVLESLKKAGCDHVEICETPGYPIIYGEKIIDKNLPTVLVYGHYDVQPADPIELWTSPPFEPVIKKTEIHPEGAIFARGACDDKGQMYMHIKAMEYMTSTGNLPCNVKFMIEGEEEVGSESLAWFVPRNKEKLANDVILISDTGMIANDIPSITTGLRGLSYVEVEVTGPNRDLHSGLYGGAVANPINILTKMIASLHDENNHITIPGFYDNVEELSKEERAEMAKAPFSLENYKKALDIDEVHGEKGYSTNERNAIRPTLDVNGIWGGYIGEGAKTVIASKAFAKISMRLVPNQDWREITQLFKTHFESIAPKSVTVLVKPHHGGQGYVTPTDNIAYQAASKAYETSFGKTPIPQRSGGSIPIVSLFEKELKSKTILMGFGLDSDAIHSPDEHFGVWNYLKGIETIPYFYKYFTELSK
- a CDS encoding type I phosphomannose isomerase catalytic subunit: MKLHPLKFTPLFKYRLWGGNKLKSVLNKEYSETNIGESWEVSDVENDETVVASGFFEGKTLRDLTEEYKGAFLGEAVYKQFGNEFPLLIKFIDAKTPLSIQVHPGNEIAKERHNSFGKNEMWYVMEADKDAELIVGFDKEIDKTAYDTYVADGSILEVMHHENVAEGDTFYIPTGRVHAIGSGVLLAEIQQTSDITYRIYDYNRVDAKTGELRDLHNDLAKDVIDFECHDTYKTTYETKTNVSNELVHSPYFTSNFLIVEGTIQKDYTNLDSFVIYICVDGDLELSHNKKSFSLKKGETILLPASIDTIELKSLSEKSKLLEVYL